In one window of Carassius auratus strain Wakin chromosome 28, ASM336829v1, whole genome shotgun sequence DNA:
- the proza gene encoding protein Z, vitamin K-dependent plasma glycoprotein a, producing MAFLGRVFSLAVLFGFVTAELHKRTAPVFLEKWDALSLISRQKRANTGDEETKLPASLERECLEEVCDYEEAREVFQDNYRTDIFWSVYIDGDQCAEKPCKNGAMCSDSVGGFDCICKSGFSGINCETDQTVCVIDKSKGCSQFCKPGYQSYECSCAYGWKLQQREKCVPAVTFPCGKVASLSQWDRRQSTNTQSDYQGLTCAQEECPWQAMLQRGSVGFCSGVIFKENMVLTTAQCVRKHDSFQVAVGKRVTSFEAGEQTLQVKQVHIHPLYVEGKPDNDMAVVELTQKMVFKKSVLPACLPERDFADSVLMAGDYMGVVTGWKEVSGATDLEGNLMLNHLSYDKLLVCSQRHSGQVTNKMACTLPRAKADCVLGQGSPVLTLYREVFFLTGIVSQHPGTDCKNGYVLQKVSRFLPWLNTFMRP from the exons ATGGCTTTCCTCGGAAGAGTGTTTTCTCTCGCAGTTTTGTTTGGCTTTGTGACCGCTGAGTTGCACAAAAGAACAG CTCCTGTGTTCCTGGAGAAGTGGGATGCTCTTAGTTTAATATCCCGCCAGAAGAGAGCCAACACAGGTGATGAAGAGACTAAACTCCCTGCCAGCCTCGAGAGGGAGTGTTTGGAGGAAGTGTGTGATTACGAAGAAGCAAGAGAAGTCTTCCAGGATAATTATCGCACA gataTCTTCTGGTCTGTCTACATTG ATGGTGACCAGTGTGCTGAGAAGCCATGCAAAAATGGAGCCATGTGTTCAGATAGTGTGGGGGGCTTTGACTGCATTTGTAAATCAGGCTTTTCAGGAATCAACTGTGAGACAG ATCAAACGGTATGTGTAATCGATAAGAGCAAAGGGTGCAGTCAGTTTTGTAAGCCGGGCTATCAGTCGTACGAGTGCTCGTGTGCGTACGGCTGGAAACTGCAGCAGAGAGAGAAGTGCGTGCCAGCTG TAACGTTTCCATGTGGAAAAGTGGCAAGTTTGAGTCAGTGGGACAGACGTCAGTCAACCAACACACAGTCAGACTATCAAGGACTCACCTGTGCCCAAGAAGAGTGTCCCTGGCAG GCGATGCTGCAACGTGGATCGGTTGGTTTCTGCAGTGGGGTGATCTTCAAAGAGAACATGGTTCTCACCACCGCCCAGTGTGTTAGGAAGCACGACAGCTTTCAGGTGGCGGTGG GTAAAAGGGTGACCTCATTCGAAGCAGGAGAGCAGACGCTTCAGGTAAAGCAGGTGCACATCCACCCGCTCTATGTTGAGGGCAAACCTGACAATGACATGGCTGTAGTAGAGCTGACGCAGAAGATGGTCTTCAAGAAGAGCGTGCTTCCAGCCTGTCTGCCCGAGAGAGACTTCGCTGACAGTGTGCTCATGGCGGGCGACTACATGGGTGTCGTCACCGGCTGGAAGGAAGTTTCCGGTGCAACGGATCTTGAAGGGAACCTCATGTTAAACCACCTTTCCTACGACAAACTGCTTGTTTGCTCACAGCGCCACTCTGGTCAG GTCACCAACAAAATGGCGTGTACTCTGCCTCGTGCTAAAGCAGACTGCGTCTTGGGACAGGGCAGTCCTGTGCTCACGCTCTACAGAGAGGTGTTCTTCCTCACCGGCATAGTCAGCCAACATCCAGGAACCGACTGCAAGAACGGTTATGTCTTACAGAAAGTGTCCCGCTTCTTGCCATGGTTAAACACATTCATGCGCCCATAA
- the gprc5ba gene encoding G protein-coupled receptor, class C, group 5, member Ba, which translates to MSLFHVVFLLLTGPGVSLSQAEQPTVPFGCSFGIPRPYTLLCDLDAMWGVVVEVVAVAGVFAAILLLIVLLCRLHSVTEAPKRSGIGPILLLLTGIIGLFGLSFAYLIEHNESICVVRRALWGLFFSLCFACMLAQGLRLRRLARESRSPGGCALVGLVLGLTAVQGIIAAEWLLLTVLREGNPACDYKQLDFALACAYVVALLLSALVTATLALCGKARQWHCNVVWLLVSCLLSILLWVAWVGFYVYGNKVLEKSPDWDDPALAVALVAQGWLLLLCHAAPEAHACLRSPPQPSAPDYFDTSQNSSRMREASLDEDIPLSHRQFVENQGYAFDENAAGLRSGSHHNGNTGARPSAPFRSNVYQPTEMTMILNGGAVPSAPPTYTGRQLW; encoded by the exons atgTCATTATTTCATGTCGTGTTCCTGCTGCTCACTGGGCCGGGCGTGAGTTTGTCTCAAGCTGAGCAGCCAACCGTCCCATTTGGCTGCAGTTTTGGAATACCAAGACCATACACTCTCTTATGTGACCTGGATGCTATGTGGGGGGTGGTGGTGGAGGTCGTAGCAGTGGCTGGTGTGTTCGCTGCCATTTTACTGTTGATCGTGTTACTTTGTCGCCTGCACTCAGTGACTGAGGCACCAAAGCGAAGTGGCATTGGTCCAATTCTCTTACTTCTAACGGGCATTATCGGGCTGTTTGGGCTTAGCTTTGCATACCTTATTGAGCATAACGAAAGCATTTGTGTGGTGCGACGTGCCCtctggggtttgtttttttccctCTGCTTTGCCTGCATGTTAGCACAGGGCTTGAGGCTGCGCAGGCTTGCACGTGAGTCTCGTAGCCCAGGCGGGTGTGCCCTCGTTGGACTAGTGCTAGGGTTAACAGCAGTACAAGGTATTATTGCTGCAGAGTGGCTTCTTCTTACAGTGCTGCGGGAGGGTAATCCGGCTTGCGACTATAAGCAACTGGACTTTGCACTCGCTTGTGCCTATGTGGTTGCACTCCTGCTGTCTGCCCTAGTAACTGCAACATTAGCACTGTGTGGGAAGGCACGACAATGGCACTGTAATGTTGTGTGGCTTCTAGTCTCCTGCTTGCTGTCCATTCTCCTGTGGGTGGCTTGGGTTGGTTTCTACGTCTATGGGAACAAAGTACTTGAGAAGTCTCCAGACTGGGATGATCCAGCATTGGCTGTGGCCCTGGTAGCACAGGGTTGGTTGTTATTGCTGTGCCATGCTGCTCCTGAAGCCCATGCCTGTCTTCGATCACCACCTCAGCCTTCAGCTCCAGACTATTTTGATACATCTCAGAATTCATCACGCATGAGAGAGGCCAGCCTTGATGAGGACATCCCACTTTCGCACAGGCAGTTTGTAGAGAATCAGGGATATGCATTTGATGAAAATGCTGCAG GGTTGAGAAGTGGTAGCCATCATAATGGCAACACAGGAGCCAGACCCAGTGCACCCTTCAGAAGTAACGTCTACCAACCTACTGAGATGACCATGATCCTAAATGGAGGAGCA GTTCCATCCGCGCCTCCCACGTACACAGGAAGACAGCTTTGGTAA